GGACCGGATGCGCCGCTACGTCATCAAAGTGGCCGAGAAGCGGGGGCTGCAGTACAAAGAGGACGAGGCCGGAAACGTCGTCGTCTATAAACCGGGCCAGAATGGGGGCGAGCAGGCCGCCACGACCATCCTGCAGGCCCACCTCGACATGGTCAACGAAAAGAACTCAGACGTCGACCATGACTTCGACAAGGATCCCATCGTTCCTCAGCAGGACGGCGAATTCCTGAAGGCCAGGGGAACCACCCTGGGCTCCGACAACGGAATCGGCGTGGCCGCCATGCTGGCGCTGCTGGAAAGCGACACGGTGGCCCACGGCCCTTTGGAACTGCTCTTCACCATCGACGAGGAAACCGGACTGACCGGCGCTACCCGCTTGGCCGACGGAATGCTTCACGGCCGGCAACTGCTTAACCTCGACTCCGAAGAAGAAGGCATCCTCACCATCGGCTGCGCCGGGGGAGCCGACAGCAAGCTGACGCTGGGACTGAAGACGGAGCCGGTGCGAGGGAAGGCCCTGCAGGTTTCGATGTCAGGGCTCAAGGGAGGACATTCCGGTGTCGACATCCACCTGCAGCGGGGCAACGCCGTGCAGTTGTTGGCCCGGGCCCTCTTCGCGGCGTCGCTCAAGACGCCCATCCGCCTGGCCGCTTTTCAAGGAGGCAATCTGCACAACGCTATTCCCCGCGAGTCCTCGGCTACACTTGTCGTTGCAGACGCGGGCCAGTTGGACGCAGTAAGAGGCGAACTGGAGCATGAGCTCAAGAACATCCAGAGCGAGTTCCATGCGGCCGACCCGGGTTTGCAGTTCTCGCTGGCTGGAACAGAGACGCCCGAGCGGGCTTGGAGCGAGGACACCACCCGCAGGGTGCTCAGCCTCGTCACAGCCCTTCCTCACGGCGTGCTGGCCATGAGCCAGGACATCGAGGGACTGGTGGAGACCAGCACCAATCTGGCGGCAGTGCGCAGATCCAACGGAAGGCTGGACGTCCTCATGTCGAGCCGCAGTTCGGTGGCCTCAGCCTTGGCCGCCCTGCGCCGGCGCATCCGGGCGGCGGCACTGCTGGCCGGCGCACAGGTGGAAGAAGGCGACGGCTATCCCGGTTGGGAACCGGATGTTGACTCGCACCTGCTGGAGGTAGTCAAGCGGCTGCATAAAGAAGTGCTGGGTTTCGAACCGGAAGTGAGCGCGGTGCACGCAGGGCTGGAGTGCGGGATTATCGGCGAGAAATATCCGGGCATGGATATGATCTCCTTCGGCCCCACCATCCAGTATCCCCACTCGCCGGATGAGCGCGTAAAGATCGATACGGTGGCTAATTTCTATCGGCTGCTGAGTGCCACACTGGAGGCCTTGGGTAGGGAGTGAGTTACGGTTCTGGCAGCGGGATTTCTGCCGCCAGTCAGAAGTTAGAGCCACCCTGTCGCGTTATCCCACGCTTTCAGCGTTCAGACCTTTGCCGTCTGAAACCCAGGGTGGCGCCGCCGTCTCGCTAGCGCTCGCCGCGGCTGACCCTGGGCTGGCGAATCGCTCGCCTTCAGCGAGCCCGGACTTGACTTCCAACACAGTCGCTGGGCTGGCGAATCTGTCCCTGTCAGGGACAAGAACGGAGGGCCCTGGCTCAGAACTCATGACCGGCAGCACTAGATGTTTTCGTAGCTGAGGGATTCGGCCAGGCGGGGGTCGCGCACGGGGACCAGCTTGGGACTCTTCATGAGATATCCCAGCGTGCCCAGGAAGACTCCCGCCACGCCCAGCAGACAGGTCAGGTCGAGCAGGTGCGGGTGGAATCCCATGGCCTGGGTGACGCCGTCCACCACCTCGGTGCGTGAGGGCATGACGAGCCAGTAGAGGTCGATGTAGTGGACCAGCAGCAGCCAGACGGCCGCCAGGCTCAAGGTCGACTTGCGGCGCTTGACGCTGACCGGCAGCAGGAAGAAGAAGGGCAAGGCGAAGTGGCCCACGGCCATGAAAATGGAAACGGGCTGCCATCCGTGGGTCCAGCGGTGCTCGTACCAAAGCGTCTCTTCGGGGATCGATCCGTACCAAATCAGCATGAACTGTGAAAAGGCGATGTAGGCCCAGAAGACCACGAAGCCGAAGAGCAGCTTGCCGATATCGTGGAAGTGCTCATAGGTAACCACGCTCTGCAGCAGCCCGCGCGCCTGCAGGCGGATAAGCTTGAGCACCATCAAGGCCAGCGCCCCCAAGAAGCATCCGGCAAAGAAATAGACGCCGAAAATGGTCGAGTACCAGTGCGGATCGAGCGACATGATCCAGTCAAATGCGGCGAAGGTCAGGGTAACGCCGAAGACGATCAGGGCCGGCGCGCTGCGGGATTGCAGCTTTCGGGTAATGGCGGGGTCGCCTGCTTCGTCCTGGCGCATCGACTCCTTGCGGAACCACCAGGCGATCAAGGTCCAGGCCAGCAAGTAAAAGATGGAACGGATGAGGAAGAAGGACTCGTTGAGGTAACCCGACTTGGACTGCAGCAGAGGATCGGCCGCCACGGCTTCCTCATGAGTCCAATGGTAGAGGTCGTGCAGGCCCAGAAAGAGCAGGGGCAGCATGAGCAGGCCCAGCACGGGCAGAGTGGCCATGCCGTGTTCGGCCAGCCGGCGGACGGCCACGCTCCATCCGGCCCGCGAAGCCAGCGTGGCCAGCACGAAAAACATGCAGCCCAATCCCAGGCTGATGAAGAACAGACAAGCGACCAGGTAGGAATACCAGAGTTGCTGGCTGTCGCCCGCCAGGCCGATCGCGAAGGAGATGATCAGGAAAACCGCTCCCACGCCTCCCGCCAGCAAGGGCAGGCGGGCCAGCGCATGGTCCTGAGGGATGGAGATCTCCCGCGGATCAATGGCGGGCAAATGATGCGTTTCAGCCACGTTTCGCTTCTCCTTGCACTAGGCCGGCTCGGGGACGGCTTCCACATAGGTGGCGCCTGTCTTCTTCAAGAACGCCGTGGTGGTGCGGCGGTCGAACTGCGGATCTTCTGATTCGATGGAGATGAAGAACTTGTCGTCGCTGACCCCTTCAAAGCGCTCTGATTCAAAGAGTGCATGGTTGTGACGGGGCAGGCGCGAGAAGTGCAGGAATCCCAGGATGGCGCCCAAGGCTCCGCCCAACACCCCGCATTCGAACATGATGGGGACGAATGCCGGCCAACTGAAAAACGGCTTGCCCGAAATAACCAGCGGATAAGCCTCTACGCTGACCCACCATTGCAGCAGCATGCCTGCGGCCGCTCCTCCAAGGCCCAACACCAGCACGGCGTAGGGCACCAGCGAACGGCGCAATCCCATGGCGCGCTCCAGCCCGTGGACGGGGAAGGGCGTGTGAGCGTCCCATACCTTATAGCCGGCCTCGCGGACCTTGGCGCAGGCGCTCTTGAGAGCCGAAGGATCGGCGAACTCAGCCACCAGCCCCCACGATCCCTCGCCCTCCGGGTCGGCTCCCTCCTGGGCGGCCGCCCGCTGCAACTCCTGGCCGCTGCGGTCCTCGGCCTCGGGTTCGTCATGGGCATGAGCCTGCGGCAGCACGCCTTTGACCTCGGCGATGGCCACCATGGGCAAGAAGCGGACGAAGAGGGTGAAGAGCGTGAAGAAAAGCCCGAAGCTTCCGGCCAGGGTGGCGATGTCCCACCAGGTGGGAGTGAAGTAATCCCAGCTTGCGGGCAGGAAGTCGCGGTGCAGCGAAGTGACCACGATGACGAAGCGCTCGAACCACATCCCGATGTTGACCAGGATGGAGACGATGAAGAGGATGACGATGTTGGTGCGGGCCTTCTTGAACCAGAACACCTGGGGCGAAAGCACGTTGCAGCTCACCATGATCCAGTAGGCCCAGGCATAGGGCCCGAAGGCGCGGTTGATGAAGGCGAACTGCTCGTAGGTGTTGCCCGAATACCAGGCGATGAAGAACTCGGTTGCGTAGGCGTATCCCACCAGGGTGCCGGTGAGCAGGATGAGCTTGGCCATGCGGTCGAAATGGAGCATGTTGATGATGTGCTCCATTTTGAAGACCACCCGGCAAATCAGCATCAGCGTCATCACCATGGCCATGCCCGAAAAAATGGCTCCGGCCACGAAGTAGGGCGGAAAGATGGTGGTATGCCAGCCGGGAAGCTGGGAGGTGGCGAAGTCGAACGAGACCACCGAGTGGACCGACAGCACCAGCGGTGTGGCCAGTCCGGCCAGCAGCAAATAGGCCCGTTCGTAATGCAGCCATTGGCGGTGAGAGCCGCGCCAGCCCAGAGCCAAGAATCCGAAAGTCAGCTTGCGGATGCCGGCCTTGGCCCGGTCGCGCACGGTGGCCAGATCGGGCACCAGTCCCAAATACCAGAAGATGGCCGACACCGTGAAGTAGATGGAGACCGCAAAGACGTCCCACATGAGGGGGCTGCGGAACTGGGGCCACATGTCCATTTGATTGGGTAAGGGCAGCATCCAGTAGGCCACCCAGGGGCGGCCCGTGTGGATTCCCGGGAACACCAGCGCGCAGATGACGGCGAAAAGCGTCATGGCTTCTGCGGCCCGGTTGATGGAAGTCCGCCAGCGCTGGCGAAAGAGAAAGAGGACGGCTGAGATCAGGGTGCCGGCGTGGCCGATTCCGACCCAGAAGACGAAGTTGACGATGGGCCATCCCCAGGCTACCGGGACGTTGTTGCCCCAGATTCCGATGCCCTCCCACATCAACCAGGCGATGGAGATTCCGAAGACGCCCAACAGGCTCATGGAGACGGCCAGCGTCAGGTACCATCCCAGCGAAGGCTTCCACTCCAGGGGGCTGGCCACCGATTCGGTGATCTCGCCGAAGGACGGTTTGCCTTCGATCAGATCAGGCCGTTTTTCAACCGGATCGATGTCCATGACTGCCTGGGCCATAAGGTCTACATCCTCGAGAGTGCCGTTTCAGATCTCATCCGCCCGGCGCTCTCGCCGGAAGGAGTCCTCAATGCCTTGCGGGCACCGCCGCTGAGAGGCCTGTCAGCCGCCCGTTTTTGGCGCTTTGAAGACCGGTTGCAGGAGAAACTACACCAAGGCCGCAGCAGACGCAAGTGCTTCCTGGGACAAAGTGGCCGCCCTCCCTCCACACTGCCATCGACAGGGCCGCCCTATAATATTAAGAGTCGGTCTATGAGCCAGTACGCGCCGGAGAATCCGCTTATCGTGCAGGGCGATCACACCATCCTCGTGGAGGTGGCCTCGCCCCGTTACGGCGAAGTGCGCGACCGCTTGCAGGCCTTTGCCGAACTGGTCAAGTCCCCGGAGCACGTGCACACCTACCGCATCACGCCGCTTTCCATCTGGAACGCCTGCGCCGCCGAAATCTCGCCCCGGTGGATCGCCGATACGCTGCGGGAATTCGCCAAGTATCCGGTTCCCGACCATGTGCTGCACGAAGTCTCCGAGTACGCCTCCCGCTTCGGACGCCTCAAGCTGCGGCGCTCGGAGGGCGATCTGCTGTTGTGGGCCGACGAGCCTGCCCTGGCCGAGGAGATCAGCCGTCACCGCCTGGCCGGTCCTTTGCTGGGCCAACGCCTGACGCCGCTCTCCTTCAGCGTCGACCCGGCCCTTCGCGGACGCCTCAAGCAGGCCCTGGTCAAAGCCGGTTTCCCCGCTCAGGATCTGGCCGGATACCTGCGCGGCGACGAACTTCGCCTGCGCCTGCGCGAGCACACCTTGCAGGGGCGGCCCTTCAGCTTGCGCGATTACCAGCAGCGGGCGGCGCGCGCCTTTCACGCCGGCGGACGGGTGGAGGGCGGCTCGGGCGTTGTAGTGCTGCCTTGCGGCGCCGGCAAGACCATCGTGGCCATGGGAGTGATGGCCGAGCTGCAATGCTCGACACTCATCCTCACCACGGGAATCACCGCCTCACGCCAGTGGATGGAGGAAATCCTCGACAAGACCACCCTGCAGGAACACCAGATCGGGGAGTACTCGGGACACAATAAAGAGGTGCGGCCCATCACGGTCGCCACCTACAACATCATGACCTATCGGCGGCCCGGTGAAGACCAGGACTTCCTCCACCTGGGCCTCTTCGACCGCCGCAACTGGGGACTCATCATCTATGACGAGGTCCACCTGCTGCCGGCGCCCGTCTTTCAGGTCACCGCCTCGCTGCAAGCCCGCCGCCGCCTGGGACTGACGGCCACGCTAGTGCGCGAGGACGGACGCGAAGACGATGTCTTTGCGCTGATCGGACCCAAGAAAGCCGACGTCCCCTGGCGCGAGCTTGAAGCCCAGGGCTGGATCGCGGCGGCGGCCTGCTGCGAATTGCGCGTCCCCCTGCCGCCCGGCGAGCGCATGAAATACGCCATGGCCGATCCGCGCGCCAAGGCCCGGGTGGCGGCCGAGAATCCCCGCAAGCTTCCCCTGGTGCGGCGCATCATGCGCCGCCACGAAGGCCAGCCCACCCTGATCATCGGCACCTACGTCGACCAGTTGCGCAGCCTGGGCGAAGACCTGGACATCCCCGTCCTCACGGGAGCCACGCCCCAGTCCCGCCGCGACCAGTACTACCGGAACTTCAAGAGCGGACGCCTTAAGGCCCTGGCCGTCTCGAAGATCGCCAACTTCTCGGTCGATCTGCCCGACGCTGCGGTGGCCATTCAGATCTCCGGCACCTTCGGCTCGCGCCAGGAAGAGGCCCAGCGTTTGGGACGCGTATTGCGTCCGAAGCCAGGCGCCAACCAGGCTCATTTTTATTCGCTGGTATCGCGCGATACCATCGAGCAAAGCTTCGCCCTCAAGCGCCAGCTCTTTCTCTGCGAGCAGGGATACCAGTACCGCATCGAGGACTTGTCGGACGACCTCCAGCCCCGGGCGCTCTCAACCCAAGGCCGGCCCTCATGAAGCTTTACGCTTTTCCCTGGGAGCGCTTCTTCGCCCGCTTGCCCCACTGGAACAGGCTCAGCCTGGAGGCCCGCAAGACCTATCTGGAGGCCTCGGGGGACCCCTCCGACCTGGCCCGCGCCCACTTCCAAGGCAGCCTGGACGAATTGCTCGAGGCAGGTTTTCTCTCCTCTCGGCCGGACCGCCAGTCACTGCGCATCCCGCCTCAGCAAACCCGCTACCGCAAACTGATGCAGACCCTCTGCCGGCAGGACCTGCTGGGCACGCCATCGTCCTCTTCCTTCGGCCAATACCTCGACCGCCACTTCCCGGCCCGTCACCAGGCCACCCTCATCGACACGCATCCCGTACGTGGAAACCAAGCCCGCGAGGCGCTCTTCGAACAGGTCTCGGGCGAGGAGTGGATCGAGTCCTTTCTGGAACTGAAAGAAGCGGAAGACTTCGAGCGCCGCCATCTCAATTCCGACGAGCGGCCCTTCCTGATCACCCCCAAGAACCTGCGCGAGATGCAAAGGCTCATCCGCCTTCTCATCAGCGCGGGAGAGCCGCAGGAAATGGCCCAACTTGGCGGCCATTTCGAGACCCTCCATCTGCACATGCTGATTCCTGCCGGACTTCGTTATCTGCTGCTCTATCCGGGCATGGACGAGAGGACGCTCAGCCCCCGGATCGGTCTGTGGCCGCGGGCCCTGCACCGCCTGCGCGCGCCGCGTCCCCAGGCGCCCCGGGCGGTCGAGGTCAGCGATCAGCACTTCTCGGCCTTCCTCATGGAGGACATGACCAAGACCCTGGTGGCCGCCTCCAGCAGTCCTCTTCGCCTCAAGACTTCCGACGGCTCCCTCTATGCCCGCGATTCGCGGCGCCTGGAGGACACCTTTTCCCGCCTTCCCGACTGGCTCGAATCCAAACTGAGTTGCGCCCCCTCCAAGAGAGTCGAGGAGGCACTCCTCTACCTGCGCCAGATGGAATACCTTGAACTCTACCGAGAGCAAGACGGCGAGAGGCTGAAAGCCACCGAAAAAGGGGCCGCTTGGCTGGCCGCAACCGCCCAGCAACGGCTCAGCCAGCTCTTGGACCAGATCAGGCAAGGCCCCCGCCGCCGCTTCCACAAGCGCGCCTTCCTGCCTTGGGACATCGAGCTGCGCGGCGTCAATCCTCCTCCCGACCTCAAAAAAGCCGTCTGCCGCTGCTTTCTTTCCCTGCAGGACGACCGTTTTTACGACTGTCAGGAATTCGCCCGCTATCAGTCGGTCGAATCCAACCCGCTTCTGCACCTGCGCCGCCGCGGCGAGACCTTCAACCTCTCTCTGGGCTGGAAGCATTTCTACCGGCCCAATGCCGAGAAGCTCGAGCAAGTCTGGTCGAATCTGCTGCTGGAGTTTCTTCACACCCGCCTTTTTCCGCTGGGCTGCGC
This Acidobacteriota bacterium DNA region includes the following protein-coding sequences:
- a CDS encoding aminoacyl-histidine dipeptidase — protein: MTFVSEFEPQELWRHFDHILTIPRGSKNEDRMRRYVIKVAEKRGLQYKEDEAGNVVVYKPGQNGGEQAATTILQAHLDMVNEKNSDVDHDFDKDPIVPQQDGEFLKARGTTLGSDNGIGVAAMLALLESDTVAHGPLELLFTIDEETGLTGATRLADGMLHGRQLLNLDSEEEGILTIGCAGGADSKLTLGLKTEPVRGKALQVSMSGLKGGHSGVDIHLQRGNAVQLLARALFAASLKTPIRLAAFQGGNLHNAIPRESSATLVVADAGQLDAVRGELEHELKNIQSEFHAADPGLQFSLAGTETPERAWSEDTTRRVLSLVTALPHGVLAMSQDIEGLVETSTNLAAVRRSNGRLDVLMSSRSSVASALAALRRRIRAAALLAGAQVEEGDGYPGWEPDVDSHLLEVVKRLHKEVLGFEPEVSAVHAGLECGIIGEKYPGMDMISFGPTIQYPHSPDERVKIDTVANFYRLLSATLEALGRE
- a CDS encoding DUF3341 domain-containing protein, which produces MLPQAHAHDEPEAEDRSGQELQRAAAQEGADPEGEGSWGLVAEFADPSALKSACAKVREAGYKVWDAHTPFPVHGLERAMGLRRSLVPYAVLVLGLGGAAAGMLLQWWVSVEAYPLVISGKPFFSWPAFVPIMFECGVLGGALGAILGFLHFSRLPRHNHALFESERFEGVSDDKFFISIESEDPQFDRRTTTAFLKKTGATYVEAVPEPA
- a CDS encoding DNA repair helicase XPB yields the protein MSQYAPENPLIVQGDHTILVEVASPRYGEVRDRLQAFAELVKSPEHVHTYRITPLSIWNACAAEISPRWIADTLREFAKYPVPDHVLHEVSEYASRFGRLKLRRSEGDLLLWADEPALAEEISRHRLAGPLLGQRLTPLSFSVDPALRGRLKQALVKAGFPAQDLAGYLRGDELRLRLREHTLQGRPFSLRDYQQRAARAFHAGGRVEGGSGVVVLPCGAGKTIVAMGVMAELQCSTLILTTGITASRQWMEEILDKTTLQEHQIGEYSGHNKEVRPITVATYNIMTYRRPGEDQDFLHLGLFDRRNWGLIIYDEVHLLPAPVFQVTASLQARRRLGLTATLVREDGREDDVFALIGPKKADVPWRELEAQGWIAAAACCELRVPLPPGERMKYAMADPRAKARVAAENPRKLPLVRRIMRRHEGQPTLIIGTYVDQLRSLGEDLDIPVLTGATPQSRRDQYYRNFKSGRLKALAVSKIANFSVDLPDAAVAIQISGTFGSRQEEAQRLGRVLRPKPGANQAHFYSLVSRDTIEQSFALKRQLFLCEQGYQYRIEDLSDDLQPRALSTQGRPS
- a CDS encoding helicase-associated domain-containing protein encodes the protein MKLYAFPWERFFARLPHWNRLSLEARKTYLEASGDPSDLARAHFQGSLDELLEAGFLSSRPDRQSLRIPPQQTRYRKLMQTLCRQDLLGTPSSSSFGQYLDRHFPARHQATLIDTHPVRGNQAREALFEQVSGEEWIESFLELKEAEDFERRHLNSDERPFLITPKNLREMQRLIRLLISAGEPQEMAQLGGHFETLHLHMLIPAGLRYLLLYPGMDERTLSPRIGLWPRALHRLRAPRPQAPRAVEVSDQHFSAFLMEDMTKTLVAASSSPLRLKTSDGSLYARDSRRLEDTFSRLPDWLESKLSCAPSKRVEEALLYLRQMEYLELYREQDGERLKATEKGAAWLAATAQQRLSQLLDQIRQGPRRRFHKRAFLPWDIELRGVNPPPDLKKAVCRCFLSLQDDRFYDCQEFARYQSVESNPLLHLRRRGETFNLSLGWKHFYRPNAEKLEQVWSNLLLEFLHTRLFPLGCARAGRHQDDRLCFALSQAGRRFLGDRPQPDGEGPGQEGHIMVQPNFEVVFMSPSPLAEAEIGRFAERVGKDQVGVLFKITPQRVQEAVGSGMAGAAIVESLEKACAAPLPSNVRTEIKGWAGQCRRVTARKRLLIECPDPDTAARVLSAGGKKVSLINPTMLVLEDASFRRTLFKRLRKKGVFLDEP